From a single Triplophysa rosa linkage group LG17, Trosa_1v2, whole genome shotgun sequence genomic region:
- the tmem51a gene encoding transmembrane protein 51a: MVRFGSMSYSDQTPPSPSRTSSTNSGAQYATAALGVGLIALGIVMLVWSVVPSGSGSNSSKPEPGQFRDTSSVAFVLTGGGMVLLLLSVCLSLRNKQRAARGQGASNTPANAQEGATQEQLAQSYMVPSYEEVVESGMYPITQSSARHNSTTQLPAYEELVENQQVEDSSNPARRHSSQTEPSAGAGLRKNSRPGRKLIPLKVRRIKSENLRRKSLSDAPQSFVFTIEPLTPPPQYDDEPIPLPPEAQQ; the protein is encoded by the exons ATGGTGAGGTTCGGAAGTATGTCCTACAGTGATCAGACGCCACCCAGCCCCAGCAGAACCAGCAGCACAAACTCTGGGGCTCAGTATGCTACCGCCGCTCTGGGCGTAGGTCTCATCGCTCTGGGGATTGTTATGCTTGTGTGGAGCGTGGTGCCATCGGGGTCGGGAAGTAACAGCTCCAAACCGGAGCCTGGTCAATTTCGGGACACCTCGTCTGTTGCTTTTGTGCTGACGGGCGGCGGCATGGTGTTACTTCTGCTCTCTGTGTGCTTGAGTTTACGGAACAAACAGCGAGCGGCCAGGGGGCAGGGCGCTAGCAACACACCCGCAAATGCCCAGGAGGGGGCTAC GCAGGAGCAGTTAGCTCAGAGTTACATGGTCCCCAGTTACGAGGAGGTGGTCGAGAGTGGCATGTACCCCATCACTCAATCCTCCGCACGGCACAACAGCACCACCCAGCTGCCGGCCTATGAGGAGTTGGTGGAAAATCAACAAGTCGAGGACAGTTCGAACCCAGCGCGCAGGCACTCATCCCAAACCGAACCCAGCGCCGGAGCGGGATTACGCAAAAACAGCCGTCCCGGTCGCAAGCTGATTCCCCTCAAGGTCAGACGCATCAAGTCTGAGAACCTGAGAAGGAAGAGCTTAAGCGATGCCCCACAGAGCTTCGTTTTCACCATCGAACCCCTCACGCCACCTCCGCAATATGACGATGAGCCCATTCCACTACCTCCAGAAGCACAACAGTGA